Genomic DNA from Desulfurivibrio alkaliphilus AHT 2:
TGGCCGCCCCGGCGCATGGCTACGGCAAGAACTTCAACCCCTGCGTGGACTGCAAGATCATGCTGATGGGCGAGGCCAGGCGGATGCTAGCCGAGGTGGGGGCGGAATTTCTGATCTCCGGCGAGGTGCTGGGCCAGCGCCCCATGAGTCAGCGCCGCGACACCCTGCGGGTGATCGAGCGGGACAGCGGCTGTGCCGATCTGCTCCTGAGGCCGCTGTGCGCCCGCAACCTGCCGCCTACCAAGCCGGAACGCGAAGGCCTGGTGGACCGGGAAAAACTCTACGACTTCAAGGGCCGCAGCCGCACCCCGCAGATGCAACTGGCGGCCCGATTCGGCATTGATGACTACGAATCGCCGGGGGGCGGCTGCGTGCTCACCGACCCCAATCTGGCCGAGCGTATTCGGGGCCACTACGCCGAAACCGCTGCCGAAGGCCGACCGGTGCGGGCCGAGGATATCCTGCTGCTGCTCAGCGGCCGGATCTTCAAACTGCCCGGCGGCTCCATTCTGGCCCTGGGCCGGACCGAGGCGGGCAACCAGCGGGTGCTTTCCCGCCGCATCCACGGCGACTGGTTGCTGCAACTGCGCGATCACCCCGGCCCACAGGCGGTGTTACGACCGCCGGCGGGCAGTCTCCCCAACGGGGAAACAGAGCGCCAAATAAACGCCGAAAAGGCGGCCGCTGCCCCCTTGGCGGCCGATCTGCAACGGGCGGTGGCCCTGGTGCTGCGCTACGCCGGCAAAGCGGTGCGGCAGCAGGGCAGGGCGGTGGTGGAGTTGTGCCGCGATCGGGAAGAACCGGTGATGGCGCTGGAAACCGCCCCGGCCCGGGATGAAGAGTTTATCCCCTGGCGCCGCTAGCTTTTTTTTGACGCGCCGCATCTGCCAACCAGTTAACATACCGTTGGTCAGGGTTGGCGCTGGTTGAAGCGCTCCAGCCACAACTCCAAGGTGCCCCAGAAGCGCTCCGGCAGGCGTTGGTACCAGGGGCGGTGATGCCACTGGTCGGCCAGAATTTCTCGGCTGGCGGCAAAATTTTGTTCAAACAGGCCCGCTAGCTGATCTTTCAGGGCCGGGTCGGAGGCTTCCTGGTTGGCCTCCAGGCTCCAACGGAAATTCCAGCGGTCGATGTTGCTGGAGCCGATGGAGACCCAGTTGTCGATGAGCAGGGTTTTGGCGTGGAGGAAACGGGGTTGGTACTCAAAAATCCGCACCCCGGCCGCCAGCAGCTTGTGGTAGTAACGGCGCCCGACATGCCGGACACTGGGATGATCGGTATGGGGCCCCGGCAGCAGCAGGCGGACATCGCAGCCCCGCCGGGCCGCCTGGTAAAGCGCGCGGCGGAGCTTCCAGGAGGGGATGAAGTAGGCGGTGGCAATCCAGGCGCGGCGTTGGCTGTTGCGCAACCGATTCAGCAGCGAACGTTTGATTTCCATACGCACCGGATTGTTGAGCACGACCCTTCCCAGGCCCGGTTGCTGCTCACCTGCGGTACAACATTTGTGGGTTGCCGCCCGCCCGGTCGCGGCCGCTTTGGCTCCTTGCCGCCCAAAGACGCGACCTTGTCGAAGCCCGGGCTGTACGGGGGGCGATTGCGGGCTGTGGCGGCCGTCGCGGGTGTGTTTCCAAACTTGGGCAAAGGCGTTTTGCCAGTCGGCCACGCAGGGACCTTGCACCCTCAGCATCACGTCATGCCAGGGCGGGGTTGCGGCCAGCAGGGGAAAGGTTGAAGAATAGGGGGGGCGGGGCACAAAGTCATCGGTGATGCCGGTGCCGCCGGTGTAGGCGATCTCGCCGTCCACCACCAGCAGCTTGCGGTGATCGCGCCAGAAATTGCGGCGCCACTTGCCGTAGTGCAGGGGATTGTAAAAGGCCAGGTGCGCCCCGGCTTGGTGCAGACGGTTGCGGTCCACCTGGTTGAGGCCGCGGGCGCCGAAATCGTCGGCCAGCACAAAAACATCGACCCCGCGGGCGATGGCCGCCTCAAAGGCGGAGATAAAACTGTCGGCCACCCGGCCCGAGGCCAGCAGATACATTTCCAACAGCACAAAGTGCCGGGCGGCGGCGATATCGGCCAGCATCGCCGGGAAAAAAATCTCCCCGTCGGCCAGCAGGGTAAACCGGTTGCCGTCGCGCCATGGAAAGCGTTGCCAGTGAAGGGGGAAGGGAGTCTGCATCTTGCGGCATATTCTAATGAACGCCGCCGCCCTGGTCAATGTCTGTTCGGCGGTCAATGCCTGGTGCACGGTGCTACTGTCGATCATGCAGGCCAAAACAGTTTGGGCATTTGCCGCCGTTTGCGCCGGCGAATCGGCCATCTTCGCTGATGGGCATTATGAGGTGCTTTTTTGAAATTGCCGCTTGCTTGTGACCTGTAATAGCATATAAGCTGTTATTGTCTTTGCCGATCAGGTGAGGAAGGCTATGGCTCATGACCATTTTCCCAGGAGACATCGTATGCGTGAAAACAAAGAAAAAGACCAGCAAGGCGGGAATATCTGCGCCGTGTGCGGCGGAAAAAAAGTTATTGCCGGCACCTGCACCTGCGATCACGAGTGGCGTGGCAACCAAGGTGACGACGCTTGGGAAGACTGCAAGTGCACGCCCGATGTGCCGTGCCCCGAATGTGGCGGCACCGGCGTGCTTGGGGGTTGACCAGCGCCGGAGTTGCTGCTCTTGCGAGCCCGGCAATTAGAGTCGCAGTCACCGGCTGAGCTGCGTGGCATGAACCTAAAGCAGCAACTGGTTGTCCCGTGAGCGGGATTCCCCGATGCTGGTAACGTAGATTGCCGGTTTATCGGTCACCGGGCAAAGGGTTTCGCAGATGCCGCAGCCGATGCAAAGCTCCAGGTCGACGTGGGGGCGTTGCACGCGGACCGGTTCGCCGTCGCGGTTGAGCACCTCCACTTCTTCAAACCAGATCGCCTTTTTGGGGGTGGGGCAGACCTCTTCGCAGACGATGCAGGGAATGCCGTAAGCCCAGGGCAGGCAACGGTTGCGGTCGAACATGGCCAGGCCGATTTTAACCTCGGTTTTCTCCTCCACACTCAGCCGCCGGATCGCTCCGGTGGGGCAGACCTGGCCGCACAGGGTGCAGTGGTATTCGCAATAACCCATGCGGGGCACCAGCAGCGGTGTCCACAGCCCTTCCACCCCGGCTTCCAGCAGGGTGGGCTGCAGGCCGCCGGTAAGGCATACTTTCATGCACTCCCCGCACTTGACGCAGCGTGACAGGAACTCCTTTTCCGGCACCGAACCCGGCGGCCGGATCAGCTTGGGGTTGGCCCGGGCTTCGGGCAGATTACCCACCCGCATCAGCGGCACCATGGCCATCCCGGCCACCGCCGCGCCCACCAGCCGGCGGCGGCCCAGGTCCAGCCCGGGGGAAAGATCGGCTGTGGCCCGTTTACCCCACGGCAGAATCGGCCGACCCAGTTTGAATTTCACCAGGTTGTGGGGGCAAAGGTCATCGCAGTTGAAACAGGCGTGGCATTCGCTGCGGCGCCAGCCGGCGGCCGGTTGCCGTGCTTGCTCTTTGCTGTCGGCCACGGTTTCGGTTTGTTGCCGCCCCGCGTCGTGCAAGCCGGCGGGCAGGTGTTGCAGGCTGCGCGGTTCAGCTCCACCTGGGCAGTTGCGGCCACAGGCGCCGCAGTTGGTGCAGCCCTCGGCCACCTCCCGGCGCAGCAGCGACCAGCGGGCCAACAACCCCAGCAGGGCGCCCAAAGGGCACAGGTAGCGGCACCAGAAACGGCGCTCGTAAAGGTTCAGGGCCAGCAGCCCGATAAAGAGCAGGCCGATGAACACCGACTGGCGGAAAAAGCCCTGCTGGAAAGGGAGCACCGTATCCCGCAGCAGGCTGTAAAAACGCTCGGAGATGGCGGTGATCCCGCGAAGATCGGCGTGGTACAGGGCGTCGAAAAGGGCGCTGGCAGTAAGGCTGAAGGCGGGATAGATACTGACCGATAGCGAGCGGATCAGCAGGGAAATGGGATCCAGCAAGCCGGCCTGCTGCGACCCCAGCAGGGCCAGTCCCAGCATGACCACCAGGATATAATATTTAATTTTAAACCAGGCCGGGTGGCGCACCAAAGCGCGGGCCCGGCCGGCGGTTTGGCTGACCAGGTTGTGCAGGGTGCCGAAAGGGCAGATCCAGCCGCAAAACACCCGCCCCAGCAGCAAGGTGACGGCCACCATCAGCAAGGAAAGAAAAAAGGCCACCGGCGCACTCTGGGCGCTGAGCAGGGTGGTCAGCAGGATCAAGGGGTTGAAATCGAGAAAAAGCCGTACCGGCCAACCCAGTTCATCGGCCCCTTTGCCTTCGGTTTCCAGAAAAAGGAAGAGAAAAAAGAGCAGAAACAACCATTGAGAGGCAATCCGCAGGCCGCGCCAGGAAAATATCTTGGTTAACATTGCACAATCCGTTTGTTGGTCAGCTGCCCAACGATCAGGCCGGCAGGTTGATTTCCTGCAGTTTTAGTTTGTTCAAGTCCGCTTCGCCCACCCCCAGCCGGACCGCTTCCCGCACATAGCCCAGGTCGCTGCCGGTCATCTCAAAGAGGGTGGCGCCCAAAGAGTCGATGGCCACTTCATCGGTGCCGGCGATGATCACTTCGGGCCGGCGCACGTCATCCAGGCTGCCGCCCTGGGGGCCGTTGGCCACCAGGATGCGGTGGGCGTCGAGGATGCTCAGGTCAGGTTCGACAAAGGCCGCCATCTCCGCCAGGGCCTGGTCCAGGCGCTGGTGAATGCGGCTCCGGTTGCCGCCCATGATGCCCATCCAGTTTTTAATGGCCATGGTCAACCGGGCCAGGCCATGGTGCTTGGCTATGGGCAGGTTGATCAGTACATCGGCCTCCACCGCCTCGGTATAAATGGGCCAGGTGGTCAGCACCTGGCCGCCGATACGCATATCCCGGAAGCGCCGTTCATCGACATATTTAAGATCCACCCCGTCCAGGGGCTCCAGGGCGGCGGCGATTCCGCTTTGCACGTAACAGCGGCGGGCATCGTTCACCGGCCGGTCGAACACCTTGACCAGCCTGGCGCCGGCCTCCAGGCACATTTCCGCCGTGGCCCGCACCACATCGGGATTGGTGTTGGCGGCCTGTTCGGGGCGGCGATCGAAGGCGATATTGGGTTTAAGGACCACGATATCGCCCCGGCTGACAAAGCGTTCCATGCCGCCCAGGGCCGCCACGGCTTGGCGGGTGGCGCTGGCGGGGTCGCCGCCTTTGGTCATCACCAGGTCCGGCAGTTCACCAGCCCGGCTTTGCTGCCAC
This window encodes:
- a CDS encoding 4Fe-4S binding protein, with the protein product MLTKIFSWRGLRIASQWLFLLFFLFLFLETEGKGADELGWPVRLFLDFNPLILLTTLLSAQSAPVAFFLSLLMVAVTLLLGRVFCGWICPFGTLHNLVSQTAGRARALVRHPAWFKIKYYILVVMLGLALLGSQQAGLLDPISLLIRSLSVSIYPAFSLTASALFDALYHADLRGITAISERFYSLLRDTVLPFQQGFFRQSVFIGLLFIGLLALNLYERRFWCRYLCPLGALLGLLARWSLLRREVAEGCTNCGACGRNCPGGAEPRSLQHLPAGLHDAGRQQTETVADSKEQARQPAAGWRRSECHACFNCDDLCPHNLVKFKLGRPILPWGKRATADLSPGLDLGRRRLVGAAVAGMAMVPLMRVGNLPEARANPKLIRPPGSVPEKEFLSRCVKCGECMKVCLTGGLQPTLLEAGVEGLWTPLLVPRMGYCEYHCTLCGQVCPTGAIRRLSVEEKTEVKIGLAMFDRNRCLPWAYGIPCIVCEEVCPTPKKAIWFEEVEVLNRDGEPVRVQRPHVDLELCIGCGICETLCPVTDKPAIYVTSIGESRSRDNQLLL
- a CDS encoding phospholipase D-like domain-containing protein codes for the protein MIDSSTVHQALTAEQTLTRAAAFIRICRKMQTPFPLHWQRFPWRDGNRFTLLADGEIFFPAMLADIAAARHFVLLEMYLLASGRVADSFISAFEAAIARGVDVFVLADDFGARGLNQVDRNRLHQAGAHLAFYNPLHYGKWRRNFWRDHRKLLVVDGEIAYTGGTGITDDFVPRPPYSSTFPLLAATPPWHDVMLRVQGPCVADWQNAFAQVWKHTRDGRHSPQSPPVQPGLRQGRVFGRQGAKAAATGRAATHKCCTAGEQQPGLGRVVLNNPVRMEIKRSLLNRLRNSQRRAWIATAYFIPSWKLRRALYQAARRGCDVRLLLPGPHTDHPSVRHVGRRYYHKLLAAGVRIFEYQPRFLHAKTLLIDNWVSIGSSNIDRWNFRWSLEANQEASDPALKDQLAGLFEQNFAASREILADQWHHRPWYQRLPERFWGTLELWLERFNQRQP
- a CDS encoding DUF362 domain-containing protein; translated protein: MDRRNFLLKTTVAGGALLVPPAFDTWWQQSRAGELPDLVMTKGGDPASATRQAVAALGGMERFVSRGDIVVLKPNIAFDRRPEQAANTNPDVVRATAEMCLEAGARLVKVFDRPVNDARRCYVQSGIAAALEPLDGVDLKYVDERRFRDMRIGGQVLTTWPIYTEAVEADVLINLPIAKHHGLARLTMAIKNWMGIMGGNRSRIHQRLDQALAEMAAFVEPDLSILDAHRILVANGPQGGSLDDVRRPEVIIAGTDEVAIDSLGATLFEMTGSDLGYVREAVRLGVGEADLNKLKLQEINLPA